Proteins found in one Phycisphaerae bacterium genomic segment:
- a CDS encoding alpha-L-fucosidase, whose protein sequence is MTPVSIPFRFAPTDLDVDQWIRTARDAGMRYAVLTAKHHYGHALWPSAVSDYTVATSSQTTDVIEQFVKACRKYKLAPGFYYSLGWDKYHQLKRMPVEYEGFVHEQMRELLTGYGPITEMWFDIPWDMGPDMAGMLARLYAHCQSLQPDCLVLLNQGFVDGSQVNTREPSYAGKIVSRTPMPIWPKDLNNGERVAPPKTGHNPRIVYNGTWYYMPDEVCDSLGQTRWFWGRDDDVRPARQMVELYRRSVGRGANLLLNAGPDRSGRIPPEFVARLMEIAELIRHPEGVQDSLLIDRPVAASNVYRNEVGKWGPSKATDMDLGAEGGTRWATDVEVKTA, encoded by the coding sequence ATGACGCCGGTCTCGATTCCGTTTCGATTCGCACCCACCGATCTCGACGTGGATCAATGGATTCGCACGGCCAGGGACGCCGGCATGAGGTACGCCGTGCTGACCGCCAAGCACCACTACGGCCATGCCCTTTGGCCGAGCGCTGTTTCGGATTACACGGTGGCTACTAGTTCGCAGACCACCGACGTGATCGAGCAGTTTGTCAAAGCCTGCCGCAAGTACAAGCTCGCCCCGGGCTTCTACTACTCGCTGGGTTGGGACAAGTACCATCAGCTGAAGCGAATGCCCGTCGAGTACGAGGGATTTGTCCACGAGCAGATGAGGGAGTTGCTGACCGGTTACGGTCCGATCACCGAGATGTGGTTTGATATTCCCTGGGACATGGGTCCGGACATGGCCGGCATGCTCGCCCGGCTCTATGCTCACTGTCAATCGCTGCAGCCTGACTGCCTGGTGCTCCTGAACCAAGGTTTCGTCGACGGCAGCCAAGTGAACACTCGCGAGCCCAGTTATGCTGGCAAGATCGTCTCCCGGACCCCGATGCCGATCTGGCCCAAGGACCTCAACAACGGCGAGCGTGTCGCACCCCCGAAAACGGGCCACAATCCCCGGATCGTCTACAACGGCACGTGGTACTACATGCCGGACGAAGTCTGTGACTCGCTGGGCCAGACGCGGTGGTTCTGGGGCAGGGACGATGACGTCCGACCCGCTCGCCAGATGGTCGAACTCTACCGCCGGAGCGTGGGTCGAGGGGCAAACCTGCTGCTCAACGCCGGACCGGATCGGAGCGGGCGAATCCCGCCCGAGTTCGTCGCCCGGCTGATGGAGATCGCCGAGCTGATCAGGCATCCGGAGGGCGTGCAGGACTCGCTGCTCATCGACCGCCCGGTCGCCGCCTCCAACGTGTATCGCAATGAAGTGGGCAAATGGGGGCCGTCCAAGGCGACGGACATGGATCTCGGGGCCGAAGGTGGCACGCGATGGGCGACGGATGTTGAGGTGAAAACCGCGTAG